In Gadus macrocephalus chromosome 11, ASM3116895v1, a single genomic region encodes these proteins:
- the flcn gene encoding folliculin isoform X1, which translates to MNALVALCHFCELHGPRTLFCTEALHPPSPSPSQAGAAVPGDRDRDGDREGEGLTMRANSSASQRGEMCEGCRSLPASHPGFVSIDDETGIRFLSHQHPRQSQLFSVVRQACVRSLSCEVCPGREGPIFFGDEQHGFVFSHTFFIKDSLARGFQRWYSIVMVAMDRIYLINSWPFLLRHLRLTIQSLQSTALKVFDNEQGVCPQRAVRMNSVFSPAVYPHQRSGSAARSLTSLTQHPNLWASLHSSFSWLLKACGSRLTEKLLEGAPTEDTLVLKERQTEQEEEISCWEGGEGVSSRLQLNQLERELVSDFPCDKGQGVEFPGPHFRSLRHLRLVLGAPEFRQLVWHVLMGNQVIWRGADPGLIQSAFTVLKALLPVGCVRLIPYSAQYEEAYRCNFLGLSPDVTIPAHVSSSEFSVLVDVANTEKSCQYSAVSEDDIASMYQFINSSANVQPTDKGPTLLNKLEVALSNENLSVEVVSHCLLCLKEEWMNKVKVLFKFSKVDGRGREDTQKVLAVLGATGPGEDDNVRLLKFWMTGLSKTYKSHLMTAVRGVERSPSQ; encoded by the exons ATGAATGCCCTGGTGGCTCTCTGTCACTTCTGTGAACTCCACGGACCTCGCACGCTGTTTTGCACCGAGGCTCTGCACCCTCCTTCGCCGTCTCCCTCCCAGGCAGGTGCAGCCGTACCTGGCGACAGGGACCGCGATGGAGACCGCGAGGGAGAAGGACTTACGATGAGGGCTAACAGCTCAGcgtcacagagaggagagatgtgCGAG GGCTGCCGGTCTCTGCCAGCGTCTCACCCGGGCTTTGTGAGCATCGACGACGAGACAGGCATCCGCTTCCTGAGTCACCAGCACCCCCGACAGTCCCAGCTGTTCAGCGTGGTGCGGCAAGCCTGCGTCCGCAGCCTCAGCTGTGAG GTGTGTCCGGGCCGCGAGGGCCCGATCTTCTTCGGGGATGAGCAGCATGGGTTTGTGTTCTCGCACACGTTCTTCATCAAGGACAGCCTGGCCAGGGGCTTCCAGCGTTGGTACAGCATCGTGATGGTGGCCATGGACCGCATCTACCTCATCAACTCCTGGCCCTTCCTGCTGCGCCACCTCAGGCTGACCATACAGAGTCTGCAGAGCACGGCGCTCAAG GTGTTCGACAATGAGCAGGGAGTGTGTCCTCAGCGGGCGGTCAGGATGAACAGTGTGTTCTCCCCTGCAGTCTACCCCCACCAGAGGAGTGGCAGTGCGGCCcgctccctcacctccctcacccAGCACCCCAACCTCTGGGCCAGCCTGCACTCCTCCTTCAGTTG GCTTCTGAAGGCCTGTGGGAGCCGGCTGACGGAGAAATTGCTGGAGGGGGCCCCCACAGAGGACACATTGGTCCTCAAAGAGAGGCAGACTG AACAAGAGGAGGAAATCAGCTgctgggaggggggtgagggggtctCTTCCAGACTACAGCTAAACCAACTGGAGCGTGAGCTGGTATCTGACTTCCCGTGTGACAAAGGACAAGGCGTGGAGTTTCCAGGTCCACATTTCCGATCCCTGAGGCATTTGAGACTG GTGCTGGGTGCACCCGAGTTCCGTCAGCTGGTGTGGCACGTCCTCATGGGGAACCAGGTCATATGGAGAGGAGCCGACCCCGGGCTCATCCAGTCGGCCTTCACGGTGCTGAAG GCCCTGCTTCCAGTGGGCTGCGTGCGCTTGATACCATACAGTGCTCAGTACGAGGAGGCCTACAGATGCAACTTCCTGGGCCTCAGCCCAGATGTGACCATACCTGCCCATGTGAGCTCTTCAG AGTTTTCTGTGTTGGTAGACGTTGCCAACACAGAGAAAAGCTGCCAGTACTCTGCTGTCAGTGAAGATGACATCGCCTCCATGTACCAGTTCATCAACAGCAGCGCCAACGTACAGCCCACGGACAAAG GTCCCACGTTACTGAATAAGCTGGAGGTGGCCCTTTCCAACGAGAACCTGTCCGTAGAGGTGGTGTCTCACTGCCTGCTGTGTCTGAAGGAGGAGTGGATGAA TAAGGTCAAAGTGCTCTTTAAGTTCTCCAAGGTGGACGGGCGGGGCAGGGAGGACACCCAGAAGGTGCTGGCCGTGCTGGGGGCTACTGGGCCCGGGGAGGACGACAACGTCAGGCTGCTCAAGTTCTGGATGACTGGCCTCAGCAAGACCTACAAGAGCCACTTGATGACGGCTGTGAGGGGGGTGGAGCGGAGCCCCAGCCAATAA
- the leng9 gene encoding leukocyte receptor cluster member 9 isoform X2 gives MASGQSTVTEPMTEPLGIPSERQGQGLIHDDTSCTETLEETSQEVSSEITADSTEPRADAVTVCRFFLAGKCHFGPRCRWSHSPAAIADPEPGGPHPDGGNEEEKLEKHKKGKAKKAAKPKYTQENEAVKSKKKLRMRTADDVISRILWDTPADAEHFIVGYLDRFLGVLERPFTEFNWDADPCDCDYSKELALPRHRIQYFAFRGQRVWDRGGRTDRVFGSTGQSLAPPFGEEGEAGGVGPQDAEQTDSMDSGEALERTEDGQGVESVTVESSTESTHLEEIESTLSAKTALDDTTQEPQPERGEIEAVVDDSFHRVGGGEGETAQGESWDAWSDSLEKHKVQSPSEEPLSTLKQKEQPSGSRPARRRPTHFITFRANTPGILSGFQRLQEEVCALLPSTTPHWLSSSTLHVTMCLLVLDGPEDVEAAAGILRRFAYRDRNPPLALTFPLKLKHFNGRVLYLSPQPPQRLQELNRGLQEAFWEAGMLHQHSFSPRYHLTLAKVSGVERERVFDGVGELKVGKGLNLGRLPVNTLHMCAMGFKENAEFYEIVCSVTLR, from the exons ATGGCTTCCGGGCAGTCAACAGTGACGGAGCCCATGACGGAGCCCCTAGGGATCCCCTCGGAGCGCCAGGGACAAGGTCTGATTCATGATGACACATCCTGCACAGAGACATTGGAGGAGACGAGCCAAGAGGTCTCTTCGGAGATCACAGCAG ACTCCACAGAACCACGGGCGGATGCGGTCACCGTATGTCGCTTCTTCCTCGCTGGAAAGTGCCACTTCGGCCCCCGGTGTCGCTGGTCTCACAG CCCCGCTGCCATCGCTGACCCAGAGCCTGGTGGGCCTCATCCAGATGGGGGGAACGAGGAGGAGAAGTTGGAGAAACACAAGAAAGGAAAAGCAAAAAAAGCAGCCAAACCAAAATACACCCAAGAAAACG aggcAGTAAAAAGTAAGAAAAAGCTTCGAATGCGCACAGCGGATGACGTGATCTCGCGGATCTTGTGGGACACACCGGCGGACGCGGAGCACTTCATCGTGGGCTACCTGGACCGCTTCCTGGGTGTGCTGGAGCGCCCCTTCACCGAGTTCAACTGGGACGCCGACCCGTGCGACTGCGACTATTCCAAAGAGCTGGCCCTGCCCAGACACAGGATCCAGTACTTTGCCTTCAGGGGACAACGCGTCTGGGACCGCGGCGGCagaacggacagggtgttcggcTCCACCGGACAATCTCTGGCTCCCCCCTttggagaggaaggggaagcAGGGG GAGTCGGGCCACAAGATGCAGAGCAGACGGACTCGATGGACAGCGGAGAAGCCCTTGAAAGGACAGAAGATGGGCAGGGAGTAGAGAGTGTGACAGTGGAGTCTTCTACTGAGAGCACCCACCTGGAAGAGATTGAGAGCACTCTGTCCGCTAAAACTGCCCTAGATGACACTACTCAGGAGccacagccagagagaggggaaaTTGAGGCAGTGGTGGATGATTCTTTTCATAG agtgggaggaggggagggagagacggccCAGGGAGAGAGTTGGGATGCATGGAGTGACAGCTTGGAGAAGCATAAAGTGCAG AGTCCCTCTGAAGAGCCGCTGTCCACCCTGAAGCAGAAGGAGCAGCCCAGCGGCAGCCGGCCTGCTAGACGCCGGCCCACACATTTCATCACCTTCAGGGCTAACACTCCTGGCATCCTCTCAGGCTTCCAGCGGCTGCAGGAGGAGGTCTGCGCCTTGctgccctccaccaccccccactggttgtcctcctccaccctccatgtCACCATGTGCCTGCTGGTGCTGGACGGGCCCGAGGACGTGGAGGCAGCCGCGGGGATCCTGCGGCGCTTTGCCTACCGGGACCGCAACCCCCCGCTGGCCTTGACCTTTCCCCTGAAGCTGAAGCACTTCAACGGGAGGGTGCTGTACCTGAGCCCCCAGCCTCCGCAGCGCCTGCAGGAGCTGAACCGAGGCCTGCAGGAGGCCTTCTGGGAGGCCGGAATGCTGCACCAGCACTCCTTCAGCCCGCGCTACCACCTCACCTTGGCCAAGGTGTCGGGCGTGGAGAGGGAGCGGGTCTTTGACGGGGTGGGTGAGCTGAAGGTGGGGAAGGGGCTGAACCTGGGACGCTTGCCGGTGAACACCTTGCACATGTGTGCCATGGGCTTCAAAGAGAATGCTGAGTTCTACGAAATTGTGTGTTCAGTTACACTTAGATGA
- the zgc:174888 gene encoding uncharacterized protein zgc:174888 — protein MSLPVLLLLSFLTVQCGGCDFDWDTVKNLQRTIEAKPKEFRKAFPKDYYVKHHYRSSMLCDREPCSVFPAAVFLLNSWTGLLPNLWDEHVNYLLISELKQSLDAIIQKNKHAERLEEETEISSFPSILSSPEQLLNFTSELFSCWIKVGCRESIKTCVPPTLAPILVERVEHPPLRARLLTTKAVSLEEEGPWEMLDITQQPSNSSPLLSQTLAFVWSPFIFGLLWGWLP, from the exons ATGTCACTGCCAG tttTGCTGTTACTATCATTTTTGACTGTCCAGTGTGGTGGATGTGACTTTGATTGGGACAcagtcaaaaaccttcaaagaACAATTGAAGCTAAGCCTAAAGAATTC CGGAAAGCATTTCCTAAAGATTACTATGTGAAGCACCACTATAGAAGCAGCATGCTTTGCGATAGAGAGCCG TGTAGTGTGTTCCCTGCTGCTGTCTTCCTGCTCAACTCCTGGACAGGCCTGCTCCCCAACCTCTGGGATGAGCACGTCAATTACCTATTGATTTCCGAACTCAAGCAGTCACTGGATGCTATTATACAGAAAAATAAACATGCAGAG AGATTAGAAGAAGAGACCGAGATCTCATCGTTTCCGTCCATCTTGTCCTCCCCAGAGCAGCTTCTGAACTTCACGTCAGAGCTGTTTTCCTGTTGGATCAAGGTGGGATGCCGTGAGTCCATTAAGACGTGTGTGCCCCCCACCTTGGCCCCCATTctggtggagagggtggagcaCCCCCCGCTGAGAGCCAGACTATTGACAACCAAAGCTGTGAGCCTGGAAGAGGAAGGACCCTGGGAGATGTTGGACATTACTCAACAACCTTCCAATAGCAGCCCTTTGCTATCACAGACTCTGGCTTTTGTCTGGAGCCCCTTTATCTTTGGACTGCTCTGGGGATGGTTGCCATAG
- the leng9 gene encoding leukocyte receptor cluster member 9 isoform X1, whose translation MASGQSTVTEPMTEPLGIPSERQGQGLIHDDTSCTETLEETSQEVSSEITAGNFPLDSTEPRADAVTVCRFFLAGKCHFGPRCRWSHSPAAIADPEPGGPHPDGGNEEEKLEKHKKGKAKKAAKPKYTQENEAVKSKKKLRMRTADDVISRILWDTPADAEHFIVGYLDRFLGVLERPFTEFNWDADPCDCDYSKELALPRHRIQYFAFRGQRVWDRGGRTDRVFGSTGQSLAPPFGEEGEAGGVGPQDAEQTDSMDSGEALERTEDGQGVESVTVESSTESTHLEEIESTLSAKTALDDTTQEPQPERGEIEAVVDDSFHRVGGGEGETAQGESWDAWSDSLEKHKVQSPSEEPLSTLKQKEQPSGSRPARRRPTHFITFRANTPGILSGFQRLQEEVCALLPSTTPHWLSSSTLHVTMCLLVLDGPEDVEAAAGILRRFAYRDRNPPLALTFPLKLKHFNGRVLYLSPQPPQRLQELNRGLQEAFWEAGMLHQHSFSPRYHLTLAKVSGVERERVFDGVGELKVGKGLNLGRLPVNTLHMCAMGFKENAEFYEIVCSVTLR comes from the exons ATGGCTTCCGGGCAGTCAACAGTGACGGAGCCCATGACGGAGCCCCTAGGGATCCCCTCGGAGCGCCAGGGACAAGGTCTGATTCATGATGACACATCCTGCACAGAGACATTGGAGGAGACGAGCCAAGAGGTCTCTTCGGAGATCACAGCAGGTAATTTCCCTCTTG ACTCCACAGAACCACGGGCGGATGCGGTCACCGTATGTCGCTTCTTCCTCGCTGGAAAGTGCCACTTCGGCCCCCGGTGTCGCTGGTCTCACAG CCCCGCTGCCATCGCTGACCCAGAGCCTGGTGGGCCTCATCCAGATGGGGGGAACGAGGAGGAGAAGTTGGAGAAACACAAGAAAGGAAAAGCAAAAAAAGCAGCCAAACCAAAATACACCCAAGAAAACG aggcAGTAAAAAGTAAGAAAAAGCTTCGAATGCGCACAGCGGATGACGTGATCTCGCGGATCTTGTGGGACACACCGGCGGACGCGGAGCACTTCATCGTGGGCTACCTGGACCGCTTCCTGGGTGTGCTGGAGCGCCCCTTCACCGAGTTCAACTGGGACGCCGACCCGTGCGACTGCGACTATTCCAAAGAGCTGGCCCTGCCCAGACACAGGATCCAGTACTTTGCCTTCAGGGGACAACGCGTCTGGGACCGCGGCGGCagaacggacagggtgttcggcTCCACCGGACAATCTCTGGCTCCCCCCTttggagaggaaggggaagcAGGGG GAGTCGGGCCACAAGATGCAGAGCAGACGGACTCGATGGACAGCGGAGAAGCCCTTGAAAGGACAGAAGATGGGCAGGGAGTAGAGAGTGTGACAGTGGAGTCTTCTACTGAGAGCACCCACCTGGAAGAGATTGAGAGCACTCTGTCCGCTAAAACTGCCCTAGATGACACTACTCAGGAGccacagccagagagaggggaaaTTGAGGCAGTGGTGGATGATTCTTTTCATAG agtgggaggaggggagggagagacggccCAGGGAGAGAGTTGGGATGCATGGAGTGACAGCTTGGAGAAGCATAAAGTGCAG AGTCCCTCTGAAGAGCCGCTGTCCACCCTGAAGCAGAAGGAGCAGCCCAGCGGCAGCCGGCCTGCTAGACGCCGGCCCACACATTTCATCACCTTCAGGGCTAACACTCCTGGCATCCTCTCAGGCTTCCAGCGGCTGCAGGAGGAGGTCTGCGCCTTGctgccctccaccaccccccactggttgtcctcctccaccctccatgtCACCATGTGCCTGCTGGTGCTGGACGGGCCCGAGGACGTGGAGGCAGCCGCGGGGATCCTGCGGCGCTTTGCCTACCGGGACCGCAACCCCCCGCTGGCCTTGACCTTTCCCCTGAAGCTGAAGCACTTCAACGGGAGGGTGCTGTACCTGAGCCCCCAGCCTCCGCAGCGCCTGCAGGAGCTGAACCGAGGCCTGCAGGAGGCCTTCTGGGAGGCCGGAATGCTGCACCAGCACTCCTTCAGCCCGCGCTACCACCTCACCTTGGCCAAGGTGTCGGGCGTGGAGAGGGAGCGGGTCTTTGACGGGGTGGGTGAGCTGAAGGTGGGGAAGGGGCTGAACCTGGGACGCTTGCCGGTGAACACCTTGCACATGTGTGCCATGGGCTTCAAAGAGAATGCTGAGTTCTACGAAATTGTGTGTTCAGTTACACTTAGATGA
- the flcn gene encoding folliculin isoform X2 — MNALVALCHFCELHGPRTLFCTEALHPPSPSPSQAGAAVPGDRDRDGDREGEGLTMRANSSASQRGEMCEGCRSLPASHPGFVSIDDETGIRFLSHQHPRQSQLFSVVRQACVRSLSCEVCPGREGPIFFGDEQHGFVFSHTFFIKDSLARGFQRWYSIVMVAMDRIYLINSWPFLLRHLRLTIQSLQSTALKVFDNEQGVCPQRAVRMNSVFSPAVYPHQRSGSAARSLTSLTQHPNLWASLHSSFSWLLKACGSRLTEKLLEGAPTEDTLVLKERQTEQEEEISCWEGGEGVSSRLQLNQLERELVSDFPCDKGQGVEFPGPHFRSLRHLRLVLGAPEFRQLVWHVLMGNQVIWRGADPGLIQSAFTVLKALLPVGCVRLIPYSAQYEEAYRCNFLGLSPDVTIPAHVSSSEFSVLVDVANTEKSCQYSAVSEDDIASMYQFINSSANVQPTDKGPTLLNKLEVALSNENLSVEVVSHCLLCLKEEWMKSKCSLSSPRWTGGAGRTPRRCWPCWGLLGPGRTTTSGCSSSG, encoded by the exons ATGAATGCCCTGGTGGCTCTCTGTCACTTCTGTGAACTCCACGGACCTCGCACGCTGTTTTGCACCGAGGCTCTGCACCCTCCTTCGCCGTCTCCCTCCCAGGCAGGTGCAGCCGTACCTGGCGACAGGGACCGCGATGGAGACCGCGAGGGAGAAGGACTTACGATGAGGGCTAACAGCTCAGcgtcacagagaggagagatgtgCGAG GGCTGCCGGTCTCTGCCAGCGTCTCACCCGGGCTTTGTGAGCATCGACGACGAGACAGGCATCCGCTTCCTGAGTCACCAGCACCCCCGACAGTCCCAGCTGTTCAGCGTGGTGCGGCAAGCCTGCGTCCGCAGCCTCAGCTGTGAG GTGTGTCCGGGCCGCGAGGGCCCGATCTTCTTCGGGGATGAGCAGCATGGGTTTGTGTTCTCGCACACGTTCTTCATCAAGGACAGCCTGGCCAGGGGCTTCCAGCGTTGGTACAGCATCGTGATGGTGGCCATGGACCGCATCTACCTCATCAACTCCTGGCCCTTCCTGCTGCGCCACCTCAGGCTGACCATACAGAGTCTGCAGAGCACGGCGCTCAAG GTGTTCGACAATGAGCAGGGAGTGTGTCCTCAGCGGGCGGTCAGGATGAACAGTGTGTTCTCCCCTGCAGTCTACCCCCACCAGAGGAGTGGCAGTGCGGCCcgctccctcacctccctcacccAGCACCCCAACCTCTGGGCCAGCCTGCACTCCTCCTTCAGTTG GCTTCTGAAGGCCTGTGGGAGCCGGCTGACGGAGAAATTGCTGGAGGGGGCCCCCACAGAGGACACATTGGTCCTCAAAGAGAGGCAGACTG AACAAGAGGAGGAAATCAGCTgctgggaggggggtgagggggtctCTTCCAGACTACAGCTAAACCAACTGGAGCGTGAGCTGGTATCTGACTTCCCGTGTGACAAAGGACAAGGCGTGGAGTTTCCAGGTCCACATTTCCGATCCCTGAGGCATTTGAGACTG GTGCTGGGTGCACCCGAGTTCCGTCAGCTGGTGTGGCACGTCCTCATGGGGAACCAGGTCATATGGAGAGGAGCCGACCCCGGGCTCATCCAGTCGGCCTTCACGGTGCTGAAG GCCCTGCTTCCAGTGGGCTGCGTGCGCTTGATACCATACAGTGCTCAGTACGAGGAGGCCTACAGATGCAACTTCCTGGGCCTCAGCCCAGATGTGACCATACCTGCCCATGTGAGCTCTTCAG AGTTTTCTGTGTTGGTAGACGTTGCCAACACAGAGAAAAGCTGCCAGTACTCTGCTGTCAGTGAAGATGACATCGCCTCCATGTACCAGTTCATCAACAGCAGCGCCAACGTACAGCCCACGGACAAAG GTCCCACGTTACTGAATAAGCTGGAGGTGGCCCTTTCCAACGAGAACCTGTCCGTAGAGGTGGTGTCTCACTGCCTGCTGTGTCTGAAGGAGGAGTGGATGAA GTCAAAGTGCTCTTTAAGTTCTCCAAGGTGGACGGGCGGGGCAGGGAGGACACCCAGAAGGTGCTGGCCGTGCTGGGGGCTACTGGGCCCGGGGAGGACGACAACGTCAGGCTGCTCAAGTTCTGGATGA